A section of the Bifidobacterium sp. ESL0728 genome encodes:
- a CDS encoding HdeD family acid-resistance protein, translating to MSDANTNDNNLNVNGNNENAQQQPNSQQPSGQPEYGAYAPNANAMNGNENQSENNGYAQNAGQSNQNYGQYTGNQGGAPQAGPNANPYVYNGQGQNQNQAPYSGYGPNGYGPYAADPNQYDRQYQNGNPYANANQYANASQNGQYQYARNGQQTRNGGPTAGNNNYFNAQSARPGSNEWWRMNPFKLAEEWLPNQAKKTIRIVYGVVGVVALLLGLALLIWPGKTLVAVAIVLGAYFVVSGAIRIIGAIVENGLPGGWRVLDILVGLLLVIGGVIMLKNTAISTALLTILVTLTVGIGWIMEGIMALVETWRLPKSGWAIFYAIISILAGIVVLFSPFASVIVLVVFAGIAMVVMGILAIVRAFRFGKK from the coding sequence ATGTCAGACGCCAATACGAATGATAATAATTTGAACGTGAATGGAAACAACGAGAACGCTCAGCAACAGCCCAATAGCCAACAACCGTCAGGTCAGCCGGAATATGGAGCCTATGCGCCTAATGCCAACGCTATGAATGGCAACGAAAACCAGTCCGAAAACAATGGGTATGCTCAGAACGCCGGACAAAGCAACCAGAATTATGGCCAATACACCGGCAACCAAGGCGGTGCTCCGCAAGCCGGCCCGAACGCCAATCCATACGTATACAACGGTCAAGGTCAGAACCAGAATCAGGCCCCGTATAGCGGTTATGGTCCGAACGGTTATGGGCCGTATGCCGCTGACCCCAATCAATACGACCGGCAATACCAGAATGGCAACCCTTACGCCAATGCCAATCAATATGCCAACGCCAGCCAAAACGGCCAATACCAATATGCGCGGAACGGTCAGCAGACTCGAAATGGTGGCCCGACAGCAGGCAATAACAACTATTTCAACGCCCAATCGGCTCGACCCGGAAGCAACGAATGGTGGCGGATGAACCCCTTCAAACTGGCCGAGGAATGGCTGCCGAACCAGGCGAAGAAAACCATCCGCATCGTCTATGGTGTGGTCGGTGTCGTCGCTCTCCTGCTTGGCTTGGCGCTGCTGATTTGGCCCGGCAAGACACTGGTGGCTGTGGCCATCGTTTTGGGTGCCTACTTCGTGGTTTCCGGCGCCATCCGCATCATCGGCGCCATCGTCGAAAACGGGCTGCCCGGCGGCTGGCGAGTGCTTGACATACTCGTTGGCCTTCTTTTGGTGATCGGTGGTGTGATTATGCTCAAGAACACCGCGATTTCCACAGCTTTGCTGACGATTTTGGTCACCTTGACAGTCGGCATCGGCTGGATCATGGAAGGCATTATGGCGTTGGTCGAGACCTGGCGCTTGCCGAAGTCCGGTTGGGCCATCTTCTATGCGATTATCTCCATCCTCGCCGGTATCGTCGTGCTTTTCTCCCCGTTCGCTTCGGTGATCGTACTGGTCGTTTTCGCGGGCATCGCCATGGTGGTCATGGGCATTCTCGCCATCGTCCGCGCCTTCCGTTTCGGCAAGAAGTGA
- the map gene encoding type I methionyl aminopeptidase — translation MIELKTPKEIASMKVAGRFVGSILKELQETTKVGTNLLEIDDLVRRRIESRKGAESCYVDYAPDFGTGPFKHYICTSVNDAVLHGVPYDYALKDGDLVSLDLAISVDGWCGDSAVSFVVGKDPNPEDIALIKCTEEALAAGIAAAQSGNRLGDVSAAVGDVAHEHGYTVNMEFGGHGIGHVMHGDPFVPNDGKAHHGYKLRPGLTIAIEPWFMKTTDEIYQDAKDGWTLRSSDGSNGAHSEHTIAITDNGPEILTVRE, via the coding sequence ATGATCGAATTGAAAACGCCAAAGGAAATCGCTTCGATGAAGGTCGCCGGCCGTTTCGTCGGCAGCATTCTGAAGGAACTTCAGGAAACCACCAAAGTCGGTACCAATCTGCTTGAGATCGACGATTTGGTTCGTCGTCGCATCGAAAGCCGCAAGGGCGCCGAATCCTGCTATGTGGATTACGCCCCTGATTTCGGCACCGGCCCGTTCAAGCATTACATCTGCACCTCTGTCAACGATGCGGTGCTGCACGGTGTTCCTTACGATTACGCACTCAAGGACGGCGATTTGGTGAGCCTTGACTTGGCCATCAGCGTCGACGGATGGTGCGGGGATTCCGCAGTGAGCTTCGTGGTCGGCAAGGATCCGAATCCCGAGGATATCGCGCTGATCAAGTGCACCGAAGAGGCGCTCGCGGCCGGCATCGCGGCGGCGCAGTCCGGCAACAGGCTTGGTGACGTCTCCGCAGCTGTCGGTGACGTGGCGCATGAGCATGGTTACACCGTCAACATGGAGTTCGGCGGCCATGGCATCGGACATGTGATGCACGGCGATCCTTTCGTTCCCAACGACGGCAAGGCCCACCACGGCTACAAGCTGCGCCCGGGCCTGACCATCGCCATCGAGCCGTGGTTCATGAAAACCACCGATGAGATCTATCAGGATGCCAAGGACGGTTGGACGCTGCGCAGCTCCGACGGTTCCAACGGCGCCCACAGCGAGCACACCATCGCCATCACCGACAACGGCCCCGAGATTTTGACCGTTCGCGAGTAG
- a CDS encoding citrate synthase yields the protein MVEAKLNVDASKFDLPVVKATEGADGIVVSSLKNDGFVTLDPGFLTTAQCESKITFIDGQKSILRYRGYPIEQLCEQSDFLEVAWLLQHGELPTKAEYDQFCLDLNHRTMVGEDFRSFMASFPHSAQPMSVLASAINALAAFYPDTTDISDPDQLDESARIIMAKARTIVSYIYRRRRDEPMLYPDVARGYVDDFLRMCFAVPYEPYESDELSIHALGRLLIIHADHEQNCSTSVVRIAGSAHANLYSAVAAGVNALSGPLHGGANEAVLKQLEVIRDSGESVSQFVENAKKNGTRISGFGHRVYKCYDPRAVVAKHYLEQLMARGDVDNRLPVDERALFDIATELEDIATHDDYFVSRHLYPNVDFYTGLLYRVIGFDAPMFTPLFALGRIPGWIAQYREMLDDPKTKIGRPRQVYTGETERDYVPMNQR from the coding sequence ATGGTGGAGGCAAAACTCAATGTCGATGCGAGCAAGTTCGATTTGCCCGTAGTCAAAGCCACGGAGGGGGCCGACGGCATCGTGGTCTCCAGCCTCAAAAATGATGGCTTCGTCACCCTTGATCCCGGCTTCCTGACGACTGCTCAATGCGAATCCAAAATCACCTTCATCGACGGTCAGAAATCCATTTTGCGTTATCGAGGCTACCCGATCGAGCAGCTTTGTGAGCAATCCGATTTTCTTGAGGTGGCCTGGCTTCTGCAGCATGGTGAACTGCCAACAAAGGCGGAATACGACCAATTCTGCCTTGATCTGAACCATCGCACCATGGTGGGCGAGGACTTTCGCAGTTTCATGGCCTCGTTCCCGCATTCCGCCCAGCCGATGAGCGTACTCGCCTCGGCAATCAATGCGCTGGCGGCGTTTTATCCTGATACCACCGATATCAGCGACCCCGATCAGCTTGACGAATCGGCACGAATCATCATGGCCAAGGCCCGTACCATCGTCAGCTATATCTACCGTCGACGCCGTGACGAACCGATGCTTTACCCGGACGTCGCACGTGGTTATGTCGACGATTTTCTGCGCATGTGCTTCGCAGTGCCTTACGAGCCCTATGAATCCGACGAACTGTCCATCCACGCGCTCGGCCGTTTGTTGATCATCCACGCCGACCACGAGCAGAATTGTTCGACTTCTGTGGTGCGTATTGCCGGCAGTGCCCACGCCAACCTGTATTCGGCAGTGGCGGCAGGTGTCAATGCACTTTCCGGCCCGCTGCACGGCGGCGCCAACGAAGCGGTGTTGAAACAGCTTGAGGTTATTCGTGATTCGGGCGAAAGCGTCAGCCAGTTCGTCGAAAACGCAAAAAAGAACGGTACCCGCATTTCCGGTTTCGGCCATCGAGTTTACAAATGCTACGACCCGCGGGCAGTGGTCGCCAAACACTATCTTGAGCAGCTGATGGCGCGAGGGGACGTCGATAATCGTCTTCCTGTAGACGAACGCGCTCTGTTTGATATTGCCACGGAACTTGAGGACATCGCCACGCACGACGATTATTTCGTCTCTCGTCATCTCTATCCGAACGTCGATTTCTATACCGGTCTGCTCTACCGGGTCATCGGCTTCGACGCCCCGATGTTCACCCCGCTTTTCGCACTTGGCCGCATTCCCGGCTGGATTGCGCAATACCGCGAGATGCTGGACGACCCAAAGACCAAGATCGGCCGGCCACGCCAGGTCTACACCGGCGAAACCGAACGTGATTACGTCCCGATGAATCAGCGCTAG
- the dapD gene encoding 2,3,4,5-tetrahydropyridine-2,6-dicarboxylate N-succinyltransferase — MSDERTAWGWGLASIDEAGNTLDVWYPKLEMGAAPDEASRPKHGFGALAYDQPDARGVRRVPVFTVSALDSPIADAADAYLRLHLLSMCMVEPNTINLDGIFAKLANVVWTNYGPFAAENFALRKMDVMNAVAKAGTVAGGMPAPHVDVNVLGIDKFPRMVDYVVPEGVRIGDADRVRLGAHLAAGTTVMHAGFVNFNAGTLGTCMIEGRVSQGVTVGDGSDVGGGSSIMGTLSGGGKLRNSIGEHSLLGANAGIGISLGDNCVVEAGLYVTAGTKITIHDKAKIAAGEPLEVVKGSELSGKDNILFIRNSVTGAIEARYRKVGIALNEKLHKN, encoded by the coding sequence ATGAGTGACGAACGGACGGCTTGGGGCTGGGGCCTGGCCTCGATCGACGAGGCGGGCAACACGCTGGATGTGTGGTATCCGAAACTGGAAATGGGTGCGGCACCCGACGAGGCTTCGCGGCCGAAGCATGGATTCGGGGCTTTGGCTTACGACCAGCCAGACGCTCGCGGTGTACGGCGTGTGCCCGTGTTCACCGTCTCCGCTCTTGACTCTCCCATCGCCGACGCCGCCGATGCCTACTTGCGTTTGCACTTGCTAAGCATGTGCATGGTCGAGCCGAACACCATCAATCTCGACGGCATTTTCGCCAAACTCGCCAACGTGGTGTGGACCAACTACGGGCCGTTCGCCGCCGAGAACTTCGCACTACGCAAGATGGACGTGATGAACGCCGTGGCCAAGGCCGGCACGGTCGCCGGCGGTATGCCCGCTCCCCACGTCGACGTCAACGTGCTCGGCATCGACAAATTCCCGCGTATGGTCGATTACGTTGTGCCGGAAGGCGTACGTATAGGCGACGCGGACCGCGTACGTCTCGGCGCCCATTTGGCCGCCGGCACGACCGTAATGCATGCCGGTTTCGTCAACTTCAACGCCGGCACGCTCGGCACCTGCATGATCGAAGGTCGGGTCTCCCAAGGTGTCACCGTTGGAGACGGCTCCGACGTCGGCGGCGGCTCGTCCATCATGGGCACGCTTTCCGGCGGTGGCAAGCTGCGCAATTCCATCGGCGAGCACAGCCTGCTCGGCGCCAATGCCGGTATCGGGATTTCCCTGGGCGACAACTGCGTGGTCGAAGCGGGACTCTACGTCACCGCCGGCACAAAGATCACCATCCACGACAAGGCCAAGATTGCTGCAGGCGAGCCGCTGGAAGTGGTCAAAGGTTCCGAGCTTTCAGGCAAAGACAACATCCTCTTCATCCGCAATTCGGTGACCGGTGCCATCGAGGCCCGCTACCGCAAGGTCGGCATCGCCCTGAACGAGAAGCTGCACAAGAACTGA
- the prfB gene encoding peptide chain release factor 2, with translation MAEFDFSQALGEARTKYETIEKALDVNRLKSEIDELEKEASAPNLWDDVENAQKITSRLSNKQGLIKKLDSLSSRLDDIETLYELGQEEDDPDSMKEAQNGVDALQKDLDEMEIQTLLDGEYDERSAVVTIRSGAGGVDAADFAQMLLRMYLRWAERNGYKAKVMDTSYAEEAGIKSATFEVDAPYAYGRLSVEGGTHRLVRISPFDNQGRRQTSFAAVEVVPLVEETDHIDIPDSDIRVDTYCSSGPGGQGVNTTYSAVRITHLPTGIVVTMQDERSQIQNRAAAMAVLQSRLLVLRHEEEAKKKKELAGDIKASWGDQMRSYVLHPYQMVKDLRTGYETSQTQAVFDGDINGFIDAGIRWRHEQRREAALEAEQAEDQTKNNNKK, from the coding sequence ATGGCAGAATTTGATTTTTCCCAGGCGCTGGGTGAGGCGCGAACCAAATACGAGACGATTGAAAAGGCATTGGATGTCAATCGCCTGAAATCCGAAATCGACGAGCTTGAGAAAGAGGCGTCGGCGCCGAATCTCTGGGACGATGTCGAAAACGCTCAGAAGATCACCAGCAGGCTCTCCAACAAGCAGGGGCTGATCAAGAAGCTTGATTCGCTTTCGAGCCGGCTTGATGACATCGAAACGCTCTACGAACTCGGTCAGGAAGAAGACGATCCTGACTCGATGAAAGAGGCGCAGAACGGTGTCGACGCCTTGCAAAAAGACCTTGACGAAATGGAGATCCAGACCCTGCTTGACGGCGAATATGACGAGCGCAGCGCTGTGGTGACCATCCGAAGCGGCGCTGGTGGCGTGGATGCTGCCGATTTCGCGCAGATGCTGCTGCGCATGTACCTGCGTTGGGCCGAGCGCAACGGCTATAAGGCCAAGGTGATGGACACCTCGTACGCCGAAGAGGCAGGCATCAAATCCGCGACTTTCGAAGTCGACGCGCCGTACGCTTACGGCCGTCTTTCCGTGGAAGGCGGCACGCACCGCCTGGTTCGTATCTCTCCTTTTGATAACCAGGGCCGCCGTCAGACCAGCTTCGCCGCGGTCGAAGTGGTGCCGCTGGTCGAAGAAACCGATCACATCGACATTCCCGATTCCGATATCCGCGTGGATACCTACTGCTCGTCCGGCCCCGGCGGACAGGGCGTCAACACCACGTATTCCGCGGTGCGCATCACCCATTTGCCTACGGGTATCGTGGTGACCATGCAGGATGAGCGCAGCCAGATACAGAACCGCGCCGCCGCCATGGCCGTGCTCCAATCCCGCCTTCTCGTGCTTCGCCATGAGGAGGAAGCCAAGAAGAAGAAGGAACTGGCCGGCGACATCAAGGCCAGCTGGGGCGATCAGATGCGTTCTTATGTGTTGCATCCGTATCAGATGGTCAAGGATCTGCGCACCGGCTACGAGACCAGCCAGACGCAGGCCGTTTTCGACGGTGACATCAACGGGTTCATTGACGCGGGCATCCGCTGGCGCCACGAACAACGCCGTGAGGCCGCGTTGGAAGCCGAGCAGGCCGAAGATCAAACCAAAAACAACAATAAAAAGTAA
- the ftsE gene encoding cell division ATP-binding protein FtsE: MALITLDKVSKIYPKGTRPALDHINLNIERGDFVFLVGASGSGKTTLLSLLLREEEATDGEIRVAGNDLRRLSARQIPQYRRSIGFIFQDYKLLNNKTVWQNVAFALEVIGTRRSTIKSLVPKVLETVGLTGKEKNYPHELSGGEAQRVAIARAYVNHPQILLADEPTGNLDPTTSLGIMEVLDAINRTGTTIVMATHNEEIVNSMRKRVVELHAGKIVRDEAKGSYDSARYFPDADVESKAKQVIDPTANKFKRPQSRVSAISATSGQSINSQTSDERSIVATQAMDAVAEAVANGTGENEGIARLASAMHSGRTGRYGEAFQSAETTMTWGKGLTSEEMTGAHEPVSAANQGTQTGQSERSRRSGQGTDSSSSSVAGNTQSKPAASRISKTSGGAKAVNPAGTAGSASTAEQQGKQPKANITNTRTAGILKSSQSVKNSDSVAKTGKAKAKAPSLPAPPIPPSQAKSKPNTKPTAGKDVQSKQVHNAQGRNNGKNAGERK, translated from the coding sequence ATGGCGTTGATCACATTGGACAAGGTCTCCAAGATCTATCCGAAGGGCACCAGGCCCGCCCTTGACCATATCAACCTCAACATCGAACGCGGCGATTTCGTCTTTTTGGTGGGCGCTTCGGGCTCCGGCAAGACGACATTGCTGAGTCTATTGTTGCGCGAGGAAGAGGCCACGGACGGTGAAATCCGTGTGGCTGGCAACGACCTACGCCGCCTAAGTGCGCGTCAGATTCCACAGTATCGTCGTTCGATAGGTTTCATTTTCCAGGATTACAAGCTGCTGAACAACAAGACGGTCTGGCAGAACGTCGCCTTTGCGCTCGAGGTCATCGGTACCCGTCGTTCCACCATCAAGTCGCTGGTCCCGAAAGTTCTTGAAACCGTAGGTCTCACCGGCAAGGAAAAGAACTACCCGCACGAGCTTTCCGGCGGCGAGGCCCAGCGTGTAGCCATCGCCCGCGCCTACGTCAACCACCCGCAGATTCTTCTGGCCGATGAGCCCACCGGCAACCTCGACCCGACCACGTCGCTCGGCATTATGGAAGTCTTGGACGCCATCAACCGCACCGGTACCACCATCGTGATGGCCACCCACAACGAGGAAATCGTCAATTCCATGCGCAAGCGCGTCGTCGAGCTGCATGCGGGCAAGATCGTGCGTGACGAGGCCAAGGGCAGCTATGATTCCGCCCGATACTTCCCGGACGCCGACGTGGAGTCCAAGGCCAAGCAGGTCATCGATCCTACCGCCAATAAATTCAAGAGGCCGCAATCCCGTGTCAGTGCCATATCGGCGACGTCGGGACAGTCAATCAACTCCCAAACCAGCGATGAGCGTTCCATTGTCGCCACGCAGGCCATGGATGCCGTCGCCGAGGCCGTAGCGAACGGTACCGGCGAAAACGAAGGCATCGCCCGACTTGCCAGCGCCATGCATTCCGGCCGCACCGGACGCTACGGAGAGGCGTTCCAATCTGCGGAAACCACGATGACATGGGGTAAAGGCCTGACGTCTGAGGAAATGACCGGCGCACACGAACCAGTGTCGGCTGCAAACCAAGGAACACAAACCGGGCAATCGGAACGTTCGAGACGTTCGGGGCAAGGCACTGATTCTTCGTCTTCATCGGTTGCGGGAAACACGCAGTCCAAGCCTGCAGCTTCCCGTATTTCGAAGACTTCAGGGGGCGCAAAAGCAGTGAATCCAGCGGGTACTGCCGGTAGTGCGTCCACTGCAGAGCAACAAGGCAAGCAGCCGAAAGCCAATATCACGAATACTCGGACGGCTGGAATTCTGAAGAGCTCCCAGAGTGTAAAAAACTCTGATAGCGTGGCAAAAACCGGCAAAGCAAAGGCCAAAGCGCCATCTTTGCCAGCGCCTCCGATTCCGCCATCGCAAGCAAAATCGAAGCCGAACACGAAGCCGACGGCCGGCAAAGACGTGCAAAGTAAACAGGTTCACAACGCACAAGGCCGTAACAACGGCAAGAATGCAGGGGAGCGGAAATGA
- the ftsX gene encoding permease-like cell division protein FtsX — MRARFILSETWTSLRQNVSMILSVLLVTFISFLFIGASGLMQAQITKAKGDWYKEVEVVVWLCPDGTSQVANCSAGKAPTQQEIIQLQDKIHDELGNVVSKITYESREDFYKNTFLKQYPNGIYQGRTLTAADMQDSLKLKLKDPTKYQEVSETLSGSQGVEEVLDQRQIFDPVFAVLNKGTAVTLVLAAVMVVVAVLLTAITIRMSAASRKNETEIMRLVGASNWTIRLPFVLEGVLASLLGSLLSCAALSAIVKLFITDWLAKTVQWMPFVNQATVWLMAPALIVGAMLLSAIVSTISLRRYLQV, encoded by the coding sequence ATGAGAGCACGGTTTATCCTTTCTGAAACATGGACGAGTCTGAGGCAGAACGTCTCGATGATTCTTTCCGTGCTTTTGGTCACGTTTATCTCCTTCCTTTTCATCGGCGCTTCCGGCCTGATGCAGGCGCAGATCACCAAGGCCAAAGGGGATTGGTATAAAGAGGTCGAAGTGGTGGTCTGGCTGTGCCCCGACGGCACCAGCCAGGTCGCCAATTGCTCGGCAGGCAAGGCCCCGACCCAGCAGGAGATCATCCAGCTACAGGATAAGATTCACGACGAGCTCGGCAACGTGGTCTCGAAGATCACCTATGAAAGCCGTGAGGATTTCTATAAGAACACGTTCCTCAAGCAATATCCGAACGGCATCTATCAGGGCCGTACGCTGACGGCCGCGGATATGCAGGATTCGTTGAAGCTCAAGCTCAAGGATCCGACGAAGTACCAGGAGGTCTCCGAAACGCTTTCTGGCAGCCAAGGGGTCGAGGAGGTGCTGGATCAGCGACAGATCTTCGACCCGGTCTTCGCTGTGCTCAACAAGGGCACTGCGGTCACGTTGGTTTTGGCGGCGGTGATGGTCGTGGTGGCTGTCCTGCTTACGGCGATTACCATACGTATGAGCGCGGCGAGTAGGAAAAACGAGACCGAAATCATGCGTTTGGTCGGGGCCTCGAATTGGACGATTCGATTACCGTTCGTGCTCGAAGGTGTTCTGGCCTCGCTTTTGGGCTCGTTGCTCTCTTGCGCGGCGTTGAGCGCCATCGTCAAGTTGTTCATCACCGATTGGCTTGCCAAGACGGTGCAATGGATGCCCTTCGTCAATCAGGCGACGGTGTGGCTGATGGCTCCTGCGTTGATAGTCGGCGCAATGCTGCTTTCCGCGATCGTCTCGACGATATCCCTACGGCGATATCTTCAGGTCTAG